From one Rosa rugosa chromosome 4, drRosRugo1.1, whole genome shotgun sequence genomic stretch:
- the LOC133744610 gene encoding xylan O-acetyltransferase 3-like encodes MNGFIHEGGFWLYVVNIFEKGLSMLGFSRTSLLRSPISVLDGVVASLVTASALVFYARGIRAIVWEVLSIRFWYCMYAIAAICLQRNMFRSMDPLVSLQEESSVLKERVQELLLKIGIISSIAQPSGEAKERRIPANGEGIQLGGESKGNAHWCGYPDRIDGDQIYAISSYVQQVLFQEFIKNNCICFAFSMSVILLLLCGFLFYKRAIVWIYTMLMCLTLFFWSITFYKAIRLVDWSSAVARTSVSGIRFEFRKEILPKARVPPRKIFTIKEFDASIEYYWAPFIVESISDHATKHTVLKRLVKLDSIAKHGKHWEGVDILVFESYVWWMHKPTINATYGSPNDVQEYNVTTAYKLALLTWAEWLESRINPERQKVFFISMSPTHLWSWEWRPDSDENCYNESHPIQGSYWGTGSNTKIMDIIDYTLQDLKVKVTFLNITQLSEYRKDAHTSVYGERKGKLLTKEQKSDPKNFADCIHWCLPEVPDTWNEILYAHLLKSHQNFL; translated from the exons ATGAATGGATTCATCCATGAAGGTGGTTTTTGGCTCTATGTCGTGAACATTTTCGAGAAGGGTCTATCAATGCTCGGCTTCTCCAGGACTTCCCTCTTGAGGTCTCCGATATCTGTGCTGGATGGCGTTGTTGCTAGTCTGGTGACAGCATCTGCTTTGGTGTTTTATGCCCGTGGGATCAGGGCGATTGTGTGGGAG gttttgagTATAAGATTTTGGTATTGTATGTATGCAATAGCAGCCATTTGCTTGCAACGAAACAtgtttaga AGCATGGATCCCTTGGTTTCCCTGCAAGAAGAATCAAGTGTTCTCAAGGAAAGAGTCCAAGAGCTATTGTTGAAGATTGGCATCATTAGCAGCATTGCTCAACCCAGTGGTGAAGCTAAAGAAAGAAGGATTCCGGCCAATGGAGAAGGAATCCAACTGGGTGGAGAGTCAAAGGGCAATGCTCATTGGTGTGGCTACCCCGATCGCATTGATGGCGACCAGATTTATG CCATCTCAAGTTATGTGCAGCAAGTACTTTTTCAGGAGTTCATCAAGAACAACTGTATATGCTTCGCTTTCTCCATGAGCGTCATTCTCCTCTTGCTCTGTGGATTTCTGTTCTACAAGAGAGCGATCGTTTGGATATATACAATGCTCATGTGCCTCACATTATTTTTCTGGAGCATCACCTTCTACAAGGCCATCAGATTGGTAGATTGGAGCTCAGCTGTAGCTCGTACCAGCGTAAGTGGCATTCGTTTTGAATTCAG GAAAGAAATCCTTCCAAAGGCTAGGGTTCCACCTAGGAAGATATTCACAATCAAG GAGTTCGATGCCTCCATTGAGTACTACTGGGCTCCTTTTATTGTGGAGTCAATTTCGGATCATGCAACGAAGCATACTGTACTAAAACGGTTGGTGAAGCTCGACTCCATAGCTAAGCATGGCAAGCACTGGGAAGGAGTAGATATTTTGGTGTTTGAGAGCTATGTATGGTGGATGCACAAGCCTACAATCAATGCTAC ATATGGATCTCCAAACGATGTCCAAGAATATAATGTCACTACTGCGTATAAATTGGCATTACTGACTTGGGCAGAATGGTTAGAATCAAGAATAAACCCAGAAAGGCAAAAGGTCTTCTTCATAAGTATGTCTCCAACACATCTATG GAGCTGGGAATGGAGGCCTGACAGTGATGAAAACTGCTACAATGAGTCCCATCCAATTCAAGGTTCATATTGGGGTACTGGTTCGAACACCAAAATCATGGATATTATAGATTACACGTTACAGGATTTGAAAGTTAAGGTTACATTTTTGAATATCACACAATTGTCTGAGTACAGAAAAGATGCACACACATCAGTTTATGGGGAACGCAAGGGCAAGCTCCTGACAAAGGAACAAAAATCTGATCCAAAAAACTTCGCAGATTGCATTCACTGGTGCTTACCTGAAGTTCCAGATACATGGAACGAAATTTTGTACGCACATTTGTTAAAGAGTCATCAAAATTTTTTGTAA